A genomic region of Constrictibacter sp. MBR-5 contains the following coding sequences:
- a CDS encoding carboxyl transferase domain-containing protein, which translates to MELRRDFGRTMVTALTRLEECTVGVLANGPKYLGGAVDSDGSDQGAIHAALRRIRHPRRQFLRHARHHGGDRRRRRPPWSGMRPRMFLTSSNMTVPYFTIVLRKAYGLGQSAMAGGNYRAPYFYVSWSTGELAPMGIEGQVKLGFRAELAAIENPEERLRFFEEMVAKAYETGKALHRSTNLMVDDVIDPAETRTWVVNRLAAIRPAPARTGKKRPMIDAL; encoded by the coding sequence CTGGAGCTGCGCCGGGATTTCGGGCGCACGATGGTGACGGCGTTGACCCGGCTGGAGGAATGCACGGTCGGCGTGCTGGCCAACGGTCCGAAATATCTCGGCGGCGCGGTCGATTCCGACGGGTCGGACCAGGGCGCGATTCATGCAGCTCTGCGACGGATTCGACATCCCCGTCGTCAATTTCTGCGACACGCCCGGCATCATGGTGGGGACCGGAGGCGTAGAAGACCGCCCTGGTCAGGCATGCGGCCCCGCATGTTCCTGACCAGCAGCAACATGACCGTGCCGTATTTCACGATCGTCCTGCGCAAGGCCTACGGCCTCGGGCAAAGCGCTATGGCCGGCGGCAACTACCGCGCGCCTTACTTCTACGTCTCCTGGTCGACCGGCGAGCTCGCGCCGATGGGCATCGAGGGACAGGTCAAGCTCGGCTTTCGCGCCGAACTCGCGGCGATCGAGAACCCGGAGGAGCGCCTGCGGTTCTTCGAAGAGATGGTCGCGAAAGCCTATGAGACCGGCAAAGCTCTGCACCGCTCGACCAATCTCATGGTCGACGACGTGATCGACCCGGCCGAGACGCGGACATGGGTGGTGAACCGGCTCGCCGCGATCCGGCCGGCGCCGGCACGTACGGGCAAGAAGCGCCCGATGATCGACGCTTTGTGA
- a CDS encoding recombinase family protein has translation MRIGYARVSTNDQNVDLQKDALLEAGCEKVITDKASGATASRPGLEKVREQLRPGDTLVVWRLDRLGRSLRDLIGWMTYLEEHSVGLLSLHEAIDSTTTSGRLTFHLFGALAEFERNLIRERTQAGLTAARARGKKGGRPPVLNKDKRDLAVRLYHENTMSIAKICTMLGISKPTLYSYVRSAEAAS, from the coding sequence ATGAGGATCGGATACGCGCGGGTTTCGACAAACGACCAGAACGTAGACCTCCAAAAGGATGCGCTGCTGGAGGCAGGATGCGAGAAGGTCATCACCGATAAGGCGTCTGGAGCGACGGCTAGCAGGCCGGGGCTAGAGAAGGTGAGGGAGCAACTTCGTCCCGGCGATACGCTAGTCGTCTGGCGGCTCGACCGCCTCGGTCGATCGCTACGCGACTTGATCGGCTGGATGACGTACCTCGAAGAGCATTCGGTCGGGCTGCTGAGCCTCCATGAGGCGATCGATTCAACTACAACCTCGGGCCGGCTCACGTTCCATCTGTTCGGCGCTTTGGCGGAATTCGAGCGTAATCTAATCCGCGAGCGGACCCAGGCGGGTCTCACTGCGGCCCGGGCTCGCGGCAAGAAGGGCGGACGGCCGCCCGTGCTGAACAAGGATAAGCGCGACTTGGCTGTCCGACTTTACCACGAGAACACTATGTCGATCGCTAAGATTTGCACAATGCTGGGTATCTCAAAGCCTACTCTGTACTCCTACGTGCGCTCGGCTGAAGCAGCTAGTTAG
- a CDS encoding transposase, with translation MHLGRYFEGTASERGIEWRCADSLSLREFLRIGRTERVPDHSWPSRTRARLPVEVHPAVFSWILKHLSEHGLLRGGGSASTSRPWRPVPPRARSCAGRVARRTARCWSAWRCRAASRRRVPRTSSVSTARARARSSPTKTGRARPRSGHADRAHEERHDAPRQQAGSRGGPGHRRDQTWRSVG, from the coding sequence ATGCATCTGGGTCGGTATTTCGAGGGGACCGCCAGCGAGCGCGGGATCGAGTGGCGCTGCGCCGACAGCCTGTCCCTGCGTGAGTTCCTGCGGATCGGGCGGACGGAGCGGGTGCCGGATCATTCCTGGCCGAGCAGGACGCGCGCACGCCTGCCGGTCGAGGTGCACCCGGCGGTGTTCTCCTGGATTCTGAAACACCTGTCGGAGCATGGGCTTTTGCGCGGGGGCGGATCGGCGTCAACGTCTCGACCATGGAGGCCAGTGCCGCCCCGCGCACGATCATGCGCCGGGCGAGTGGCGAGACGTACCGCGAGATGCTGGAGCGCATGGCGGTGCAGAGCGGCATCGCGACGCCGAGTGCCGAGGACCTCGTCCGTCTCGACCGCAAGGGCAAGGGCAAGAAGTTCTCCAACAAAGACTGGGAGAGCCCGACCGAGATCTGGGCACGCGGATCGCGCGCACGAAGAACGGCACGACGCACCTCGCCAACAAGCCGGATCACGCGGTGGACCTGGACACCGGCGCGATCAGACTTGGAGGTCGGTAGGCTGA
- a CDS encoding IS630 family transposase (programmed frameshift) codes for MARALSLDLRCRVVEAVSAGSSCRSAAARFGVGVSSAIRWVARVREVGDCLPKKQGGNHRSHRIDAHRALILGWVEAEPDLTLAELSARLADAVGYRPPVSVVHRFFERHGVTPQKKTAHAAEQDRADVAAEREAWFEAQPDLDPERLVFIDETGASTKMARMYGRALRGERCRAPVPHGHWKTTTFVGALRLGGVTAPMTLDGAMNKVAFLAYVEQVLVPTLRPGDIVVMDNLPAHKPLAVKKAIEAAGAELRLLPPYSPDFNPIELAFAKIKAALKKAAARTLADLWNAIRDAIDAVTPNDCTSFFTACGYEPE; via the exons ATGGCCCGAGCTCTTTCCCTCGATCTGCGGTGCCGAGTGGTGGAAGCGGTGTCGGCGGGTTCGTCCTGCCGGTCGGCGGCGGCTCGCTTTGGTGTCGGCGTGTCCTCCGCGATCCGGTGGGTTGCGCGGGTACGCGAAGTTGGCGACTGCCTGCCGAAGAAGCAGGGCGGCAACCATCGGTCCCATCGCATCGACGCGCACCGGGCGCTGATCCTGGGGTGGGTCGAGGCGGAGCCGGACCTGACGCTGGCGGAGCTGTCGGCGCGGCTCGCCGACGCGGTCGGGTACCGGCCGCCGGTGAGTGTGGTGCATCGGTTCTTCGAGCGTCACGGCGTGACGC CGCAAAAAAAGACGGCGCACGCGGCCGAGCAAGACCGGGCAGACGTAGCCGCGGAGCGCGAAGCCTGGTTCGAGGCCCAGCCCGATCTCGATCCCGAGCGGCTGGTCTTCATCGACGAGACCGGAGCGTCGACCAAGATGGCGCGGATGTACGGCCGGGCGCTCCGGGGCGAACGCTGCCGTGCACCGGTCCCGCACGGCCACTGGAAGACCACCACCTTCGTCGGCGCCCTGCGTCTCGGCGGCGTCACCGCCCCGATGACCCTCGACGGTGCGATGAACAAGGTCGCCTTCCTCGCCTATGTCGAGCAGGTCCTGGTGCCGACGCTCAGACCCGGAGACATCGTCGTCATGGACAACCTGCCCGCCCACAAGCCGCTTGCAGTCAAAAAGGCTATCGAGGCTGCCGGTGCCGAACTTCGCCTCCTGCCGCCGTACAGTCCCGACTTCAACCCGATCGAACTCGCCTTCGCCAAGATCAAGGCCGCCCTCAAGAAGGCCGCCGCAAGGACCCTGGCCGACCTCTGGAACGCCATCCGCGACGCTATCGACGCCGTCACGCCAAACGACTGCACCAGTTTCTTCACTGCATGCGGCTATGAGCCGGAATGA
- a CDS encoding DNA adenine methylase, producing the protein MEHKILGVTCKYVLPALHAGNVTVIPYPGGKSYVASDIFMAAPDDVDAIAVPFLGGGSLLFAAIEKYANRECRIIASDTCDVLYSLFVGLQKHGRCVAEYLNGIRQHYGYVTRELFDRCVVLIGSSSDIVEKAVAAYIYFRSVWVSAARFFRNSGYSEKRGQRALSDDLIRRLPVMAEKFCSVEFHNENYQNTLKRVQIYGHRALVIADPPYVGRDMTLYNCNFSQDQFASDIDSGASQFMVTLDVSPESLERYSAHKKVYYRMNYSGTDPLTRRRKTGVEQLIYRGAISAEKIMQLGSRWMIECPELGDGVANDNAASAG; encoded by the coding sequence ATGGAACATAAAATTCTCGGCGTAACCTGCAAATATGTATTGCCCGCGCTGCACGCGGGGAACGTTACGGTGATCCCGTATCCGGGCGGTAAATCTTATGTTGCCTCTGATATTTTCATGGCGGCACCAGACGATGTCGATGCGATCGCCGTACCGTTCTTGGGTGGTGGAAGTCTGTTATTCGCTGCAATCGAGAAGTATGCGAATAGAGAATGCCGAATCATAGCCTCAGACACCTGCGATGTGTTGTATTCATTGTTTGTTGGGTTGCAGAAACACGGGAGGTGTGTGGCGGAGTACCTGAATGGTATCAGGCAACACTATGGTTATGTGACCCGTGAGCTATTTGACCGATGTGTAGTTCTGATTGGCAGCAGCAGCGACATCGTAGAAAAGGCCGTGGCTGCGTATATTTACTTTCGTTCAGTATGGGTATCGGCGGCACGATTTTTTCGAAACTCCGGATATTCTGAGAAGCGCGGACAACGAGCCCTCAGCGATGATCTCATTCGGCGGCTTCCCGTCATGGCGGAGAAGTTTTGTTCAGTAGAATTTCACAATGAAAACTATCAAAACACGCTAAAGCGCGTCCAGATATATGGACATAGAGCGCTCGTGATTGCTGACCCGCCTTACGTTGGGCGAGACATGACGTTGTATAACTGCAACTTCTCGCAGGATCAATTTGCTAGCGATATAGACAGTGGAGCCAGCCAGTTCATGGTTACGCTAGACGTGTCGCCAGAGTCACTGGAGCGATATTCTGCACACAAAAAGGTTTATTACCGCATGAATTATAGTGGCACCGACCCGTTGACCCGTCGCCGAAAAACCGGTGTGGAGCAGCTCATTTACCGTGGCGCTATCTCGGCCGAAAAGATAATGCAGCTTGGCTCCCGGTGGATGATCGAGTGTCCTGAATTGGGCGACGGCGTGGCGAATGATAACGCGGCTTCAGCGGGATAA